One window of the Candidatus Margulisiibacteriota bacterium genome contains the following:
- a CDS encoding gas vesicle protein GvpG, which produces MAFIIDDILMLPVQGFMGIFEAIKTQVDEELSDEAKPQQALLEAQTLLDMGEITEDEYQKRETKIMERLEAIRKYKEGEEE; this is translated from the coding sequence ATGGCATTTATAATCGATGATATATTAATGCTGCCGGTCCAGGGATTTATGGGGATCTTTGAGGCGATAAAGACCCAAGTCGATGAGGAGCTTTCCGATGAAGCCAAGCCTCAACAGGCGTTATTAGAAGCCCAAACCCTTTTAGATATGGGGGAGATTACCGAAGATGAGTATCAAAAGAGAGAAACGAAAATAATGGAGCGCTTGGAAGCCATTCGAAAATACAAAGAAGGAGAAGAAGAATAA
- a CDS encoding GvpL/GvpF family gas vesicle protein: MTGEEGIYVYCIIDNPKEGKEFKTPGIGGRSDRVYAISFDGLGAVVSRSPKMRYQALRENLMPHELVVEEAMQEFTALPVRFCTVAKSEAEVVEKGLKRFEATLKDMIKNMKGKVELGLRVMWTALEPIFAEIAETPEIKKLKSSPHPNLMEIGRRVEELLKIKKEKEVEDLLGKFKKLAVDYKLNSTYGDPWLMNAAFLVEKEKEKDFDELVNKIHEQHKDRINLKYVGPLAPYNFANVELMF, from the coding sequence ATGACAGGCGAAGAGGGTATATATGTCTATTGCATTATAGATAACCCTAAAGAGGGAAAAGAGTTTAAGACTCCGGGTATCGGAGGCCGGAGTGACAGGGTTTATGCCATTTCTTTTGATGGGCTGGGCGCAGTCGTAAGTCGCTCGCCCAAGATGAGGTATCAAGCCTTGCGGGAGAATTTGATGCCGCATGAACTGGTGGTTGAGGAAGCTATGCAAGAATTTACCGCGCTTCCGGTGCGCTTTTGCACTGTTGCGAAGAGTGAAGCGGAAGTAGTAGAAAAGGGATTAAAACGCTTTGAAGCAACCTTGAAGGATATGATTAAAAATATGAAGGGTAAAGTAGAACTGGGCTTGCGGGTCATGTGGACGGCTCTGGAACCGATCTTTGCCGAAATTGCTGAAACGCCGGAGATAAAAAAATTAAAAAGTTCCCCCCATCCAAATTTAATGGAGATTGGAAGAAGAGTTGAGGAACTTTTAAAGATAAAAAAAGAAAAGGAAGTTGAAGACTTGCTGGGAAAATTTAAGAAATTGGCGGTTGATTATAAGTTGAATTCTACCTATGGCGATCCCTGGCTAATGAATGCGGCCTTTTTGGTGGAGAAGGAGAAAGAAAAAGATTTTGACGAATTAGTGAATAAAATCCACGAACAGCATAAGGATCGAATAAATTTGAAATATGTCGGGCCGCTGGCGCCCTATAATTTCGCCAATGTGGAGCTGATGTTTTGA
- a CDS encoding GvpL/GvpF family gas vesicle protein, translating to MKYLYCVIPDNKLQTFDIQGIGGEIFTIPYEDISLVVSDSKPIPFATLRKDELVNYLLRHQSIIEKVMQNYSVVPLKFGTFIDGDNETQRIMKKGYKLFKEIMETLSGKIELDLVGIWNEMNGVLKEIGEIAEIQCFKDEVTQKPPGERIQGGIILGKMVKDFLDRKKDRIAEEIITALSASGGQAGAFCKHATLNDRMIFNTAFLLDKDKKEVFEQELAELDRKYEGKINFKCVGPLPPYSFATIEIKKLTPDEIFYAKAVLGIVEDPPPEEVKRAYRAMAGKLHPDKNPDNPEAAKQFVELKKAFDLLYEYTSNGCDLFSVKKLTLPT from the coding sequence ATGAAATACCTCTATTGTGTCATCCCGGACAATAAGCTGCAGACCTTTGATATCCAGGGGATCGGTGGGGAGATTTTTACTATCCCTTATGAAGATATTTCTTTGGTAGTAAGTGATAGTAAACCAATTCCTTTCGCGACTCTGCGCAAAGATGAGCTAGTAAATTACCTGCTTAGACATCAATCTATCATTGAAAAAGTCATGCAGAATTATTCAGTTGTTCCTCTCAAATTTGGAACTTTTATAGACGGAGATAACGAAACTCAAAGAATAATGAAAAAGGGCTATAAACTATTTAAAGAAATTATGGAAACCTTAAGCGGGAAAATCGAATTGGATTTGGTGGGCATTTGGAATGAGATGAATGGCGTCTTAAAAGAGATAGGAGAAATAGCAGAGATTCAATGCTTCAAAGACGAGGTTACTCAAAAGCCTCCCGGCGAAAGAATTCAGGGTGGCATAATCCTTGGAAAAATGGTTAAAGATTTCCTGGATAGAAAAAAAGATAGAATTGCCGAGGAGATAATCACGGCTTTGTCCGCCTCTGGCGGACAAGCTGGCGCTTTTTGTAAGCATGCTACTTTAAATGACAGGATGATTTTCAATACAGCTTTTTTGCTTGATAAAGATAAAAAGGAGGTCTTTGAACAGGAACTAGCGGAATTAGATAGAAAGTATGAGGGTAAAATAAACTTTAAGTGCGTAGGCCCTCTGCCCCCTTACAGTTTTGCCACTATTGAGATAAAGAAATTAACTCCGGATGAAATTTTCTATGCCAAGGCAGTTTTGGGAATAGTAGAAGATCCCCCTCCGGAAGAGGTTAAACGGGCCTACCGTGCCATGGCCGGAAAGCTTCACCCCGACAAAAATCCAGATAATCCGGAGGCCGCCAAGCAATTTGTGGAGTTAAAAAAGGCTTTTGATCTTTTATATGAATATACGAGCAACGGTTGTGATTTATTTTCGGTTAAAAAGCTTACTCTCCCCACCTAG
- a CDS encoding CDC48 family AAA ATPase, which produces MAKKKETLTLKVSESLSKDVGRAIARIDPDDMKDIGVEVGEIIEIKGKKSTPAKVMPCFAEDRGKGLIQIDGIIRDNAGVGLDEKVKVSPAKSQPATRITVQPLTLMASQDTRYMGRILEGIPLIAGNRVRALLFGTKYQEFKVIEAVPEGIVVIAPTTQIKLKTEGASKAGPHRVTYEDVGGLHKEIRKIREMIELPLKYPQIFERLGIEAPKGVFLYGPPGCGKTLIARAVASETDAYFTSISGPEIMGKFYGESEGRLREVFEDAAAHAPAILFIDEIDSIAPKREEMGGEKQVEKRVVAQLLALMDGLASRGQLIVIAATNIPNVIDPALRRPGRFDREISIPIPDKNGRLEILNINTRGMPLAKDVNSEKLAAITHGFVGADLEALCREAAMASLRILFPQLDFAVAEIPYEKIMKLEVTMDNFMEAMKEVEPSAIREVFVEVPEVGWEDIGGLDEIKENLKETIQWPLEYPQMFEKAATKPSKGILLYGAPGTGKTLLAKALAKESGVNFISVKGPELMSKYVGDSERAVREIFKKAKQAAPTILFFDEIESVVPVRGAGGGDSQVAQRVISQFLTELDGIEELKGVVVLAATNRFDMVDSALLRSGRFDLKFELPLPDKKTRVEIFKIHAKDKPLAKEVDFSELAEKTGELSGADIEAICRRASMLAIRDFIDKAKGRKLDYSKFEIDRPYFSQAIKEIKTHPPSPSLYKRRGEAGVS; this is translated from the coding sequence ATGGCAAAGAAAAAAGAAACATTAACCCTAAAGGTCTCCGAATCCCTCTCTAAAGATGTGGGTCGGGCCATTGCCCGCATCGATCCTGATGATATGAAAGATATCGGGGTAGAGGTTGGAGAAATTATCGAGATAAAGGGTAAGAAATCAACTCCCGCAAAAGTAATGCCCTGTTTTGCCGAAGATCGGGGAAAGGGGCTCATACAAATTGACGGAATTATCAGAGATAATGCCGGAGTGGGCCTGGATGAAAAAGTAAAAGTAAGTCCGGCTAAAAGTCAGCCTGCCACCCGCATTACCGTTCAACCCTTAACCCTTATGGCTTCCCAGGATACCCGCTATATGGGGCGGATACTTGAAGGCATTCCTCTTATAGCGGGAAATCGAGTCAGAGCACTCCTTTTTGGGACCAAATATCAGGAGTTTAAAGTAATAGAAGCAGTTCCGGAGGGAATTGTAGTTATTGCTCCTACCACCCAAATTAAATTAAAAACGGAAGGAGCGTCTAAAGCTGGGCCGCATCGGGTAACTTATGAGGATGTTGGCGGCTTACATAAAGAAATACGGAAAATCAGGGAAATGATCGAACTCCCTCTTAAGTATCCGCAAATTTTTGAGAGATTGGGAATTGAAGCTCCCAAAGGGGTATTTCTTTACGGGCCTCCCGGCTGCGGCAAAACCCTGATTGCTCGCGCCGTGGCCAGTGAAACTGACGCTTATTTTACCAGCATTTCCGGGCCGGAGATCATGGGGAAATTTTATGGTGAATCAGAAGGCAGACTACGCGAAGTCTTTGAAGATGCCGCGGCTCATGCTCCGGCGATACTATTTATTGATGAAATTGATTCCATCGCTCCCAAAAGAGAAGAAATGGGCGGCGAAAAACAGGTTGAAAAAAGAGTGGTGGCGCAACTATTAGCGCTGATGGATGGACTGGCGTCCCGGGGTCAGCTAATTGTGATCGCCGCGACTAATATTCCCAATGTCATTGACCCGGCTCTGCGTCGTCCCGGCAGATTTGACCGGGAAATAAGCATTCCTATCCCGGATAAAAACGGCAGATTGGAAATTTTAAACATCAATACCCGGGGCATGCCGCTAGCCAAAGATGTTAATTCGGAAAAATTAGCTGCTATCACCCATGGTTTTGTGGGCGCCGACCTTGAGGCGCTCTGCCGCGAAGCGGCTATGGCCTCCTTGCGTATATTATTTCCTCAATTGGATTTTGCCGTAGCGGAGATCCCTTATGAAAAAATTATGAAACTTGAAGTTACCATGGATAATTTTATGGAGGCGATGAAAGAGGTGGAGCCCTCGGCTATTCGTGAAGTCTTTGTGGAGGTCCCGGAGGTGGGTTGGGAGGATATCGGCGGGCTGGATGAGATCAAGGAAAACCTAAAAGAAACCATTCAGTGGCCGCTGGAATATCCTCAAATGTTTGAAAAAGCCGCGACTAAGCCCTCTAAAGGGATTTTGCTTTATGGCGCTCCCGGCACCGGGAAAACTCTTTTGGCCAAGGCCTTAGCCAAAGAGAGCGGGGTGAATTTTATTTCAGTTAAAGGCCCTGAACTTATGTCTAAATATGTGGGTGATTCCGAGCGGGCTGTCCGCGAGATCTTTAAAAAAGCCAAACAAGCGGCGCCGACTATTTTGTTTTTTGATGAAATCGAAAGCGTGGTCCCTGTTCGCGGAGCCGGGGGAGGAGATTCTCAAGTTGCCCAGCGCGTTATCAGTCAGTTTTTAACTGAACTGGATGGCATTGAAGAGCTTAAAGGAGTGGTTGTTTTAGCCGCTACCAATCGTTTTGATATGGTCGATTCCGCCTTGCTCCGTTCAGGCCGGTTTGATCTGAAGTTTGAACTGCCTTTGCCGGATAAGAAGACCAGAGTCGAGATTTTTAAAATCCATGCCAAAGATAAGCCTTTAGCTAAAGAGGTTGATTTTTCCGAATTGGCTGAAAAGACCGGGGAGCTTTCCGGCGCCGACATCGAAGCTATTTGCCGGCGAGCATCTATGTTAGCGATTAGAGATTTTATCGATAAAGCTAAGGGCAGGAAACTGGATTATTCGAAGTTTGAAATTGATAGGCCCTATTTTAGTCAGGCGATCAAGGAAATAAAAACTCATCCCCCATCCCCCTCTCTTTATAAGAGAAGAGGAGAAGCGGGGGTGAGTTGA
- the hsp20 gene encoding archaeal heat shock protein Hsp20 → MAKEKKGKKEEPKVEAGFNLGGIFEGLGSLLDVVGKLAEKGEELKKTGAIDIEGLGGKKGKMMYGFTINTMAKGGPKVSSFGNIHRTPEGKTVVEEEREPEVDIFDEKDHVLLVVEMPGIEETDIKLDLKEDILDISAAKGDRKYHKEVLLPSKVKAETMASTYKNGVLEIKIQK, encoded by the coding sequence ATGGCAAAAGAGAAAAAAGGTAAAAAAGAGGAACCAAAAGTCGAAGCAGGATTTAACCTGGGTGGGATATTTGAGGGATTGGGAAGTTTGCTTGATGTTGTAGGAAAACTAGCGGAAAAGGGCGAAGAGCTTAAAAAAACGGGGGCAATAGATATTGAGGGTTTAGGCGGCAAGAAAGGTAAAATGATGTATGGTTTCACGATCAATACCATGGCCAAAGGCGGGCCCAAAGTCTCTTCCTTCGGCAACATCCATCGTACCCCTGAAGGCAAAACCGTGGTCGAAGAAGAAAGGGAACCGGAGGTCGATATTTTCGATGAGAAGGATCACGTCTTGCTGGTGGTGGAGATGCCGGGGATTGAAGAAACTGATATCAAGCTTGATCTCAAAGAAGATATCCTGGATATTTCTGCCGCAAAAGGCGACAGGAAGTATCACAAAGAAGTTCTGCTCCCTTCAAAAGTTAAAGCTGAAACAATGGCGTCAACCTATAAGAATGGGGTTTTGGAGATAAAGATACAAAAATGA
- a CDS encoding GvpL/GvpF family gas vesicle protein → MDKEGKYIYCIIETNFPCNFGSIGIGGRGDEVTTISCEGLSAVVSNTPMTKYTLSRDNLIAHEKAIEKVMQEFTVLPVRFCSIAESADEIRNLLGKRHSEFKSLLRDMDGKVELGLKAFWKDMKVIYKEIANSPEVSAKKKKGASGLEEQIEAGKLVERLLEKKKEEEGEEILTHLRHSAYNIALGKLLTENMFLNAAFLVDKAREMEFDTLVDELDKKYSAKGGRAQFKYVGPLPPYNFVNVVIKEDE, encoded by the coding sequence TTGGATAAAGAGGGAAAATACATTTACTGCATTATTGAAACGAACTTCCCTTGTAACTTTGGTTCCATTGGTATTGGCGGGCGAGGGGATGAGGTGACAACTATTTCTTGCGAAGGTCTTTCGGCCGTGGTCAGCAATACCCCCATGACAAAATATACTTTGAGCCGGGATAATTTAATTGCCCATGAAAAGGCAATCGAAAAAGTAATGCAGGAATTTACCGTGCTTCCGGTTCGGTTTTGCAGTATTGCCGAAAGCGCCGACGAGATAAGAAATCTTCTAGGGAAAAGACATAGTGAGTTTAAAAGTCTTTTGCGGGATATGGACGGTAAAGTTGAGCTGGGGCTCAAGGCATTCTGGAAAGACATGAAAGTAATCTATAAAGAAATTGCCAACAGCCCTGAAGTTAGCGCAAAAAAGAAGAAAGGGGCTTCGGGCTTGGAGGAACAAATTGAAGCTGGAAAGTTGGTTGAGAGGTTGCTTGAAAAGAAAAAAGAAGAGGAGGGGGAAGAAATCCTCACTCATTTGCGCCACAGCGCCTATAATATCGCCTTAGGAAAACTTTTGACTGAAAATATGTTTCTCAACGCCGCTTTTTTAGTCGATAAAGCTCGCGAAATGGAATTTGATACTTTGGTTGATGAGCTGGATAAAAAATACTCCGCCAAAGGCGGACGGGCGCAGTTTAAATATGTTGGTCCCCTGCCGCCGTATAATTTTGTGAATGTTGTAATAAAGGAGGATGAGTGA
- the gvpN gene encoding gas vesicle protein GvpN yields the protein MSIDEMTTVLDPKSMPDFVETKQVKELADRSMVYIKAGFPIHFRGGAGTGKTTLAMHIASKIGRPVVLIHGDEEFKTSDLVGGEYGYRIRKVVDRFISRVLKVEEDMVKRWVDNRLTVACKYGFTLIYDEFTRSRPEANNILLSILQEKIMDLPVGRGGGESYLRVDPEFTAIFTSNPEEYAGVHRSQDALRDRMITMDLDHYDEETEIDITAAKAKISKDKAGEIVGIVRALRGSGKCEFAPTIRGCIMIAKSLKVLNGTHDADKGIFREICTDILASETSRVGSRTNQAKVRKLVNELINKHYEGVKI from the coding sequence ATGTCCATCGATGAAATGACTACCGTTTTGGACCCAAAGTCGATGCCCGATTTTGTGGAGACAAAACAGGTGAAAGAATTGGCTGATCGGTCTATGGTTTATATAAAAGCGGGGTTTCCTATCCATTTTCGCGGGGGTGCGGGGACGGGTAAAACCACCCTGGCGATGCACATTGCCAGCAAAATCGGCCGGCCCGTGGTGCTTATTCATGGGGATGAAGAGTTTAAAACCTCTGATTTAGTGGGTGGTGAATACGGCTACCGGATCCGAAAAGTGGTGGATCGCTTTATCTCGCGTGTTTTGAAAGTGGAAGAAGATATGGTTAAGCGCTGGGTGGATAACCGCTTAACGGTGGCCTGTAAATACGGCTTTACATTAATATATGATGAGTTTACCCGCTCCCGTCCGGAAGCTAATAATATCTTGCTTTCTATTTTGCAGGAAAAGATAATGGATTTGCCGGTTGGTCGAGGAGGAGGAGAGTCCTATCTTCGGGTCGACCCGGAGTTTACCGCCATCTTTACCAGCAACCCTGAAGAATACGCCGGGGTACACCGCAGTCAGGATGCCCTGCGCGACCGCATGATTACTATGGATCTGGATCATTATGATGAAGAAACAGAGATAGATATTACTGCCGCTAAAGCAAAAATATCTAAGGATAAAGCCGGGGAAATTGTAGGGATTGTGCGAGCTCTGCGGGGATCCGGAAAATGCGAGTTTGCTCCCACCATTCGCGGCTGCATCATGATTGCTAAGAGTTTAAAGGTGCTTAATGGAACTCACGATGCCGATAAAGGGATCTTCCGGGAAATTTGCACTGACATCCTGGCGTCCGAGACCAGCCGCGTGGGTAGCAGAACCAATCAGGCTAAAGTCAGGAAACTTGTTAATGAGTTAATTAATAAGCATTACGAGGGGGTGAAAATATGA
- the gvpA gene encoding gas vesicle structural protein GvpA, giving the protein MAVEKAIGSSSLVEVIDRILDKGIVIDAWVRISLVGIELLAIEARVVVAGVETFLKYAEAVGLTATAAA; this is encoded by the coding sequence ATGGCAGTTGAAAAAGCAATTGGAAGTTCCAGCTTGGTAGAAGTCATCGATCGCATTCTCGATAAGGGCATCGTGATTGACGCGTGGGTAAGGATATCCTTAGTCGGGATCGAGCTTCTGGCGATTGAAGCCAGAGTTGTGGTCGCCGGTGTTGAGACATTCTTGAAATATGCTGAAGCAGTAGGCCTCACGGCAACCGCAGCAGCGTAA
- a CDS encoding helix-turn-helix transcriptional regulator has translation MAILNGLGKKIKMLRNARGLTQEDLDGLTGLHYTFIAKIEAGKKQPSLKSLAKIAKALGISLSRLFEEKQKVPIKPPLNKLIKILEDRDPKEVNLIIELAETIFSKADKLLKQKGSRQKSGGGGGGGGGIRLRYNGKE, from the coding sequence ATGGCAATTTTAAACGGCCTTGGCAAAAAGATCAAAATGCTAAGAAACGCAAGGGGCTTGACCCAGGAAGATTTAGATGGGCTTACTGGGCTACATTATACATTTATTGCTAAAATTGAAGCCGGGAAGAAACAACCTAGTTTAAAAAGCCTGGCAAAAATAGCTAAAGCGTTAGGCATCTCCCTTTCGCGGCTTTTTGAAGAAAAACAAAAGGTTCCTATCAAACCCCCGCTAAATAAATTAATAAAGATTCTTGAAGATAGGGATCCAAAAGAAGTAAATCTTATTATCGAATTGGCAGAAACTATTTTTTCTAAAGCAGACAAGCTATTAAAACAAAAAGGGTCACGACAAAAGTCGGGGGGGGGGGGGGGGGGGGGGGGGGGGATCAGGTTAAGGTATAATGGAAAGGAATGA